Proteins encoded together in one Oceanobacillus iheyensis HTE831 window:
- the opp4B gene encoding oligopeptide ABC transporter permease, with protein MWKFIVRRLVITFPQVLFLSILVFLLAQLMPGDALTGLIDPNIDRATIDELREKMGLNNPWYVQYGDWLGGAVQGDFGQSFRFKMPVTELISQRMENTVLLSIVTLIFTYLIAIPLGITSGRFNDTVLDQSITGYTYLGFATPLFIFGLVMLWVFGYQLGWFPTSGSVEPGLERGTMEYAISKLYHLILPGLSMALIQVVSTVQYLRSEIVDTKQKDFIVTARSKGASESRVYNKHIFRNSLLPIAAFFGWEITTLISGTIFIENIFGFPGMGALFLESITQRDYSVVTSLVLLFGIANILGALLSDIILSIVDPRIRIK; from the coding sequence ATGTGGAAATTTATAGTTCGAAGATTAGTAATCACTTTTCCCCAAGTACTATTTTTGAGTATTTTAGTATTTTTATTAGCACAGCTAATGCCAGGTGATGCATTAACTGGATTGATAGATCCAAATATTGATAGAGCAACTATTGATGAATTAAGAGAGAAAATGGGATTGAATAACCCTTGGTATGTACAATATGGAGATTGGTTAGGTGGAGCAGTACAGGGAGATTTTGGGCAATCATTTAGATTTAAAATGCCGGTTACAGAATTAATATCACAACGAATGGAAAATACAGTGTTGCTTTCCATCGTAACATTAATTTTTACATACCTAATTGCTATTCCACTTGGTATTACTAGTGGAAGATTTAACGATACAGTTCTTGATCAAAGTATAACTGGATATACTTATTTAGGTTTTGCAACTCCATTATTTATTTTTGGTTTAGTTATGTTATGGGTTTTTGGATATCAATTAGGTTGGTTCCCGACTAGTGGAAGTGTTGAGCCTGGGTTAGAGCGAGGGACGATGGAATATGCGATAAGTAAATTATATCATCTCATTTTACCAGGACTTTCTATGGCGTTAATACAAGTTGTATCGACGGTACAATACTTAAGAAGTGAAATTGTGGATACAAAGCAAAAAGATTTTATAGTTACAGCAAGATCTAAAGGTGCATCGGAAAGTAGAGTATACAACAAACATATTTTTAGAAATTCATTATTACCTATCGCAGCTTTCTTTGGATGGGAGATAACCACTTTAATTTCTGGAACAATATTTATTGAAAATATTTTTGGATTCCCAGGAATGGGTGCACTATTTTTAGAGTCAATTACTCAGCGTGACTATAGTGTAGTAACTTCCTTAGTTTTATTGTTTGGTATTGCTAATATTTTAGGGGCATTACTTTCTGACATTATTTTAAGTATCGTTGATCCACGTATTCGTATT
- a CDS encoding ABC transporter ATP-binding protein: MAFLEVKDLKVYFPIKGGIFNRTVDYIRAVDGVSFELEEGKTYGLVGESGSGKSTTGRAIIGLEEVTGGQILFNGKDITSQKSKDKEFRKDVQMIFQDPYSSLNPRKRIIDVIAEPIRNFEKLTKAEEKKRVQELLEIVGVSPDSIYKYPHEFSGGQRQRIGVARAIALKPKLIIADEPVSALDVSVQAQVLNFMKDIQKELNLTFLFISHDLGVVKHMCDDISIMYKGRYVEQGTKEDIFESPKHIYTKRLIAAIPDINPRNRDKQFGFRKEVLNEYNHSFNDYFDQQGLAYKLQSISDSHRVALPQKG; encoded by the coding sequence ATGGCATTTCTTGAGGTTAAAGATCTAAAAGTCTACTTTCCTATTAAAGGTGGAATATTTAACCGCACAGTAGATTATATCAGAGCGGTTGATGGGGTGTCTTTTGAACTAGAGGAAGGGAAAACCTATGGTCTTGTTGGAGAATCAGGATCAGGCAAATCTACTACTGGTAGAGCGATTATCGGTCTAGAGGAAGTTACCGGTGGACAAATTTTGTTTAATGGAAAAGATATCACAAGTCAAAAAAGCAAAGATAAAGAATTTAGAAAAGATGTACAAATGATTTTTCAGGATCCTTATTCATCATTAAATCCTAGAAAACGAATAATTGATGTTATTGCAGAGCCAATTAGAAATTTTGAAAAGCTTACAAAGGCTGAAGAGAAAAAACGAGTACAAGAATTATTAGAAATAGTTGGAGTCAGCCCGGACAGTATTTATAAATACCCACATGAATTCTCTGGTGGTCAACGTCAGCGAATTGGTGTTGCGAGAGCAATTGCTTTAAAGCCAAAATTAATCATCGCGGATGAACCAGTATCTGCATTGGATGTCTCCGTACAAGCACAGGTACTTAACTTTATGAAAGATATTCAAAAAGAGCTCAATTTAACGTTTTTATTTATTAGCCATGACCTTGGGGTTGTAAAGCATATGTGTGATGATATTTCTATCATGTATAAAGGTAGGTATGTGGAACAAGGGACGAAAGAAGATATTTTTGAGAGTCCGAAGCACATATATACAAAACGATTAATTGCAGCAATACCTGATATTAATCCAAGAAATCGTGATAAACAATTTGGTTTCCGAAAAGAAGTTTTAAATGAATATAACCATTCTTTTAATGATTACTTTGATCAGCAAGGATTAGCTTATAAATTGCAATCAATTTCGGATTCACATAGAGTCGCGCTACCGCAGAAAGGTTGA
- a CDS encoding ABC transporter ATP-binding protein translates to MSKELLKIENLKTSFRIDSEYYAAVDDVSLTLHKNEVLGIVGESGSGKSALAFSIMRLHNRAKIEGKVLLNNKDIVTMSKSNLDQMRGDEMAMIFQDPLTALNPLMPIGKQIEEVLLLHKKMGQNERKNKVIELLEMVGIPRPKNVYEQFPHELSGGMRQRVIIAIAIANEPQLLIADEPTTALDVTIQAQILDLIRDLKEKIHAGIILITHDLGVVAEMADRVAVMYAGQIVEVAEVHTLFENPLHPYTKSLLHSVPQEGEDKLHVIQGIVPNLKNLPRKGCRFAARIPWIDESAHEENPELHEVEPGHFVRCTCYENFYFPEEYKEEQSNGIS, encoded by the coding sequence TTGAGTAAAGAACTTTTGAAGATTGAAAACCTAAAAACATCTTTTCGTATCGATAGTGAATATTATGCAGCAGTAGACGATGTTAGTCTAACCTTGCATAAAAATGAGGTATTAGGAATTGTTGGTGAGTCTGGTTCAGGTAAAAGTGCACTGGCATTTTCTATAATGCGATTACATAACAGAGCGAAAATTGAAGGGAAAGTTCTCTTAAATAATAAGGATATAGTAACCATGTCTAAGTCTAATTTGGATCAAATGCGTGGAGATGAAATGGCAATGATTTTCCAAGATCCACTTACTGCATTAAATCCACTAATGCCTATAGGAAAACAAATTGAAGAAGTACTTTTGCTTCATAAAAAAATGGGACAAAATGAACGGAAAAATAAAGTTATCGAACTTCTGGAAATGGTAGGTATACCAAGACCTAAAAATGTATATGAGCAATTTCCACATGAATTATCTGGAGGAATGCGACAAAGGGTGATCATCGCGATTGCGATTGCGAATGAACCACAGTTATTGATTGCTGATGAGCCTACAACAGCGTTAGATGTAACTATTCAAGCTCAAATACTAGATTTAATTCGAGATTTAAAAGAAAAAATCCACGCCGGAATTATATTGATCACGCATGACCTAGGTGTAGTAGCTGAAATGGCGGACCGAGTAGCAGTGATGTATGCAGGTCAAATTGTTGAAGTTGCTGAAGTGCATACATTGTTTGAAAATCCTTTACATCCTTATACAAAGTCTTTATTACACTCTGTACCCCAAGAAGGGGAAGATAAACTTCATGTTATACAAGGTATCGTACCAAATTTAAAAAATTTGCCGAGAAAAGGTTGTCGTTTTGCGGCACGAATTCCATGGATTGATGAATCTGCACATGAAGAGAATCCGGAACTACACGAAGTAGAGCCAGGTCACTTTGTTAGATGTACTTGCTACGAGAATTTTTACTTCCCAGAGGAATATAAGGAGGAACAATCCAATGGCATTTCTTGA